From Phenylobacterium montanum, the proteins below share one genomic window:
- a CDS encoding molybdopterin molybdotransferase MoeA: MKNLAVEDARALVLKGLPPVGAETVLLAECPGRVLAEAVVAARDQPPFDASAMDGWAVRGPGPYYRIVGESAAGHRYPRPLAAGEAVRIFTGAPVPAGADRVVLQEDCARAGDDVNAPAAEPGATTNIRPAGGDFRAGDMLLSAGQRLDAWRLGLAAAAGRANLLVARRPKVAILSTGEEIVPIGSVPGPDQIFNSGGPTLASLVERWGGEVVHLGQAGDDETAIADAVSACGGEVVVTLGGASVGDHDLVKPALTRLGLDLRFITIKLRPGKPTWFGILDDGRRVLGLPGNPASGLVCAELFLRPLLNALQGAAPGPKLETAQLMRPAPANGPREHWARGRLATVGGILQADIMGDQDSSLVSVFAHADALIRRPAGAPAAEAGAVVEVLRLDRL; this comes from the coding sequence ATGAAGAACCTAGCGGTCGAGGACGCCCGCGCCCTGGTGCTGAAGGGCCTGCCGCCTGTCGGCGCTGAGACCGTTTTGCTTGCTGAGTGTCCCGGCCGGGTGCTCGCCGAAGCGGTCGTCGCCGCGCGCGACCAGCCGCCATTTGACGCCTCGGCCATGGACGGCTGGGCGGTTCGCGGCCCTGGGCCATACTACCGCATCGTCGGAGAGAGCGCGGCCGGCCACCGTTATCCCCGGCCCCTGGCGGCGGGCGAAGCGGTTCGCATCTTCACCGGCGCGCCGGTCCCGGCGGGCGCCGACAGGGTCGTGCTGCAGGAGGACTGCGCGCGCGCCGGCGACGATGTGAATGCGCCCGCTGCGGAGCCGGGCGCGACCACCAACATTCGCCCAGCCGGCGGTGATTTTCGCGCCGGCGATATGCTGCTCTCGGCGGGCCAGCGGCTCGACGCTTGGCGGCTCGGCCTGGCCGCCGCGGCGGGGCGGGCGAACCTGCTGGTCGCGCGGCGGCCCAAGGTTGCGATCCTCTCCACCGGTGAGGAGATCGTTCCGATCGGCTCGGTCCCGGGGCCGGATCAGATCTTCAATTCCGGCGGCCCGACCCTGGCCAGCCTGGTCGAGCGCTGGGGCGGCGAGGTGGTCCATCTGGGCCAGGCGGGCGACGACGAGACGGCCATCGCCGACGCGGTATCGGCCTGTGGCGGCGAGGTGGTGGTGACCCTGGGCGGCGCCTCGGTCGGCGACCACGATCTGGTCAAGCCGGCCCTGACGCGGCTTGGCCTCGATCTCCGTTTCATCACCATCAAGCTGCGCCCCGGCAAGCCGACCTGGTTCGGGATCCTGGACGACGGTCGGCGCGTGCTGGGCCTGCCCGGCAATCCGGCCTCGGGCCTGGTCTGCGCCGAACTGTTCCTGCGTCCGCTCCTCAACGCCCTGCAGGGCGCGGCGCCGGGCCCAAAACTCGAGACTGCGCAATTGATGCGGCCTGCGCCCGCCAACGGCCCGCGCGAGCACTGGGCCAGGGGCCGCCTCGCGACGGTCGGCGGCATCCTGCAGGCGGACATCATGGGCGACCAGGACAGCTCCCTGGTCTCGGTCTTCGCCCACGCGGACGCCCTGATCCGCCGTCCGGCCGGCGCGCCGGCGGCTGAAGCGGGCGCGGTGGTCGAGGTCCTGCGGTTGGATCGGCTCTAA
- the moaA gene encoding GTP 3',8-cyclase MoaA, with the protein MTPFDAAIVHSSPNAQRPALVDGFGRKVTYLRVSVTDRCDLRCVYCMAERMTFLPKAEVLSLEELDQVSTAFIEMGVKKLRLTGGEPLVRKGFLELVAGLARHLKTGALDELTLTTNGTHLAQYAADLAALGVRRVNVSLDTLDADLFGRLTRGGRLDQVLEGIEAAQAAGLAVKINTVALASDNAAELPSLIQWAHGRDMAITLIETMPLGETGEDRTDQFLSLQAVRRELESYWTLTELDMTTGGPARYVRVEETGGRLGLITPLTHNFCESCNRVRLTCTGTLHTCLGREDASDLRAVMRGGASSDELKAAIRLAIDGKPQGHDFHIERGSAPALARHMSTTGG; encoded by the coding sequence ATGACCCCGTTCGACGCCGCCATAGTTCATAGCAGCCCCAACGCCCAGCGGCCCGCCCTGGTCGACGGATTCGGCCGCAAGGTGACCTATCTGCGCGTTTCGGTCACCGACCGCTGCGATTTGCGCTGCGTCTATTGCATGGCGGAGCGGATGACCTTCCTGCCCAAGGCCGAGGTGCTGTCGCTGGAGGAGCTGGACCAGGTCTCCACCGCCTTCATCGAGATGGGGGTCAAAAAGCTGCGCCTGACCGGCGGCGAGCCCTTGGTTCGCAAGGGCTTTCTCGAGCTCGTGGCGGGTCTGGCCCGGCACCTGAAGACCGGCGCCCTGGACGAGCTGACCCTGACCACCAACGGCACGCACCTGGCGCAGTACGCCGCCGACCTGGCCGCTCTTGGCGTACGGCGGGTTAATGTTTCCCTGGACACGCTGGACGCGGACCTCTTCGGCCGCCTGACCCGCGGGGGTCGCCTGGATCAGGTGCTCGAGGGCATAGAGGCGGCCCAGGCCGCGGGCCTTGCGGTCAAGATCAACACCGTGGCCCTGGCCTCGGACAATGCCGCCGAGTTGCCTAGCCTGATCCAATGGGCGCATGGCCGCGACATGGCCATCACCCTGATCGAGACCATGCCGCTGGGCGAGACCGGCGAGGACCGTACTGACCAGTTCCTGTCGCTTCAGGCCGTGCGCCGCGAGCTGGAGAGCTACTGGACCCTGACCGAGCTCGACATGACCACCGGCGGTCCTGCGCGCTACGTACGGGTGGAGGAGACCGGCGGGCGGCTCGGCCTTATCACCCCGCTGACGCACAATTTCTGCGAAAGCTGCAATCGCGTGCGGTTGACCTGCACCGGCACCCTGCACACTTGCCTCGGCCGCGAGGACGCCAGCGACCTGCGGGCGGTGATGCGCGGCGGCGCCTCGTCCGACGAGTTGAAGGCTGCCATTCGCTTGGCCATAGACGGCAAGCCCCAGGGCCACGACTTCCACATCGAGCGCGGCTCGGCGCCGGCCCTCGCCCGGCACATGTCGACCACCGGAGGCTGA
- a CDS encoding aldo/keto reductase, translating into MSSPLARLGFGAAQFPLDGAAPARGRPPEAEVAEIMSLAARSGLSVFDTTHGAPHAEQVIGERMPRPAPYRVMVKTSRADRGGDYIEDAARASLRRLGMRGADAIVVQVAGDLMSPYGGDSWNRLCALRDEGVFKKIGISVFASDDPVGLVKRFKPDIVQAPASLLDQRLLADGSLARIAEMGIEVQLRSIFLQGLLFLPPDRVPGPMKNAASMISRVRRMIAEGRSDPLQAALGFALSRPEASSVLVGVTSAAELQAIIAAANRPPPDLDWNEMALADASALDGKGYAA; encoded by the coding sequence ATGAGTTCGCCGCTCGCCAGGCTTGGATTCGGGGCTGCGCAGTTTCCGCTGGATGGCGCTGCCCCGGCGCGTGGACGCCCGCCCGAGGCGGAAGTGGCCGAGATCATGAGCCTGGCCGCGCGCTCGGGCCTTTCGGTGTTCGACACCACCCATGGCGCCCCGCACGCCGAGCAGGTGATCGGCGAGCGCATGCCGCGCCCGGCCCCCTATCGCGTGATGGTCAAGACCTCGCGCGCCGATCGCGGCGGCGACTATATCGAGGACGCCGCCCGCGCCAGCCTGCGACGGCTGGGCATGCGCGGCGCCGACGCCATCGTCGTCCAGGTCGCCGGCGACCTGATGAGCCCCTATGGCGGCGACAGCTGGAACCGGCTCTGCGCCCTGCGCGACGAGGGCGTGTTCAAGAAGATCGGCATTTCGGTGTTCGCCTCGGACGACCCGGTGGGCCTGGTCAAGCGCTTCAAGCCCGATATCGTCCAGGCTCCGGCGAGCCTTCTGGACCAGCGCCTGCTGGCGGACGGGTCCCTGGCGCGCATCGCCGAGATGGGGATCGAGGTGCAGCTGCGCTCGATCTTCCTGCAAGGGCTGCTGTTCCTGCCGCCGGACCGCGTGCCGGGGCCGATGAAGAACGCCGCCTCGATGATCTCGCGGGTTCGCCGCATGATCGCCGAGGGCCGCTCCGATCCGCTGCAGGCCGCCCTGGGCTTCGCCCTCTCGCGGCCCGAGGCCTCCAGCGTGCTGGTAGGCGTGACCTCGGCGGCGGAGCTGCAGGCGATCATCGCTGCGGCCAACCGCCCGCCGCCGGACCTCGACTGGAACGAGATGGCTCTGGCCGACGCCAGCGCCCTCGATGGCAAGGGCTACGCGGCCTAG
- a CDS encoding universal stress protein, translated as MSYKTLLVHAEAGDAADARLALAGGVARMFGARIVGLGAEGFFPLMTSGFAAADGMVIEAVRERIAADLPLAEQRFRRLTEGCAEGVDWLTGYDYPAVELVRHARGADLVVLSRPPRGAAAAFAAPVADVVLEAGTPVLLAGDTGAPLKAEKVLVAWKNTRESRRALADALPFLMRADKVTVLVVSGESEEVEQVGLHEVTARLARHGVDADTLVAPKGQGTAAEAIERTANRLQADLIVAGAYGRSRLQEWALGGVTEDLLAASPRCVLFSH; from the coding sequence ATGTCCTATAAGACCCTTCTGGTCCACGCTGAGGCCGGCGATGCCGCAGATGCGCGCCTGGCGCTGGCGGGCGGTGTCGCCCGGATGTTCGGGGCCAGGATTGTCGGCCTTGGCGCCGAAGGCTTCTTCCCGCTGATGACCTCGGGGTTCGCCGCCGCCGACGGCATGGTGATCGAGGCCGTGCGGGAGCGAATCGCCGCAGACCTGCCGCTGGCCGAACAGCGCTTTCGCCGGCTGACCGAGGGCTGCGCCGAGGGCGTGGACTGGCTGACCGGCTACGACTATCCCGCGGTCGAACTCGTCCGACACGCCCGGGGAGCCGATCTCGTCGTGCTCAGCCGGCCGCCACGTGGCGCCGCCGCGGCCTTCGCCGCCCCGGTCGCCGACGTGGTGCTTGAGGCGGGGACGCCGGTGCTGCTGGCAGGCGACACCGGCGCGCCGCTGAAGGCGGAAAAGGTGCTGGTGGCCTGGAAGAATACCCGCGAATCCCGGCGCGCCCTGGCCGACGCCCTGCCCTTCCTGATGCGGGCCGACAAGGTCACCGTGCTGGTGGTCAGCGGCGAGAGCGAAGAGGTTGAGCAGGTGGGTTTGCATGAAGTGACCGCCCGCCTGGCGCGCCACGGCGTCGACGCCGACACCCTGGTTGCCCCGAAGGGCCAAGGCACCGCGGCCGAGGCGATCGAGCGAACCGCAAACCGCCTGCAGGCCGACCTCATCGTAGCCGGCGCCTATGGCCGTTCCCGCCTGCAGGAATGGGCGCTTGGCGGCGTGACCGAAGACCTGCTGGCCGCCTCGCCGCGCTGCGTGCTGTTCAGCCACTGA
- a CDS encoding winged helix-turn-helix domain-containing protein has protein sequence MRRRAIVRLTTRFILDYIAILSQMFDHDIVKGLVYLAICDANIGYIDGQADFSEYYGRLERTAPDEMRRPIRPHKLAMSLGIPRETVRRKVTALIKAGWVVETDQGVYVPTEVLTSDQVKATLIQNSRLLVELYARLAKAAVPGAVAPPATIDDLPHRAMARVAAGYCLRSLEEMRGLFEGDLLTGFVYLSVVDANTSYLDDLPVRAYMNLEDHVPDEARRPVSALALAARTGLPRETVRRHVRKLEALGVVRSVHGGLIAHQEHLRSETVMAAAARNAGNLRLLIQELQAVGFPHPVPHAQARVAGR, from the coding sequence GACCACGACATCGTCAAGGGCTTGGTCTATCTGGCCATCTGCGACGCCAACATCGGCTATATCGATGGCCAGGCGGACTTCTCGGAGTACTACGGCCGGCTGGAGCGCACTGCGCCCGATGAGATGCGCCGGCCGATTCGCCCGCACAAGCTGGCCATGTCCTTAGGGATTCCCCGTGAGACCGTGCGGCGCAAAGTCACCGCCTTGATCAAGGCGGGCTGGGTCGTGGAGACCGACCAGGGCGTCTATGTGCCGACCGAGGTTCTTACCAGCGACCAGGTCAAGGCCACGCTCATCCAGAATTCGCGCCTGCTCGTCGAACTCTATGCGCGCCTGGCCAAGGCCGCGGTTCCTGGCGCCGTCGCGCCGCCGGCGACGATCGACGACCTGCCGCACCGGGCGATGGCGCGCGTCGCCGCAGGCTACTGCCTGCGCAGCCTGGAGGAGATGCGCGGCCTGTTCGAAGGCGATCTGCTGACCGGTTTCGTCTATCTGTCGGTGGTCGACGCCAATACCAGCTATCTCGATGACCTGCCGGTCCGCGCCTATATGAACCTCGAGGACCACGTTCCGGACGAGGCGCGGCGGCCGGTGTCGGCCCTGGCCCTGGCTGCACGCACCGGACTGCCGCGCGAGACCGTGCGCCGCCATGTGCGCAAGCTCGAGGCGCTGGGAGTGGTGCGCAGTGTTCACGGGGGGCTGATCGCGCATCAGGAGCATCTTCGCAGCGAGACCGTCATGGCCGCCGCTGCGCGCAACGCCGGCAATCTTCGCCTGCTGATACAGGAACTGCAGGCGGTCGGCTTCCCCCACCCGGTTCCGCACGCTCAGGCGCGGGTCGCCGGGCGCTAG
- a CDS encoding PhzF family phenazine biosynthesis protein, translating to MRQWTVDAFAAAPFKGNPACVVEPFEAWPEARWMQALAAENNQAETAFLLKTADPARFGLRWFTPAVEVPLCGHATLASSHVLLNELGVQAAEIAFETLKSGVLTVRRTEAGIEMDFPADPPRRTVEPEGLAEALGVKPAEVWVGQYLIAVLDSEETLRALTPNLSKLEPIGAEASAGCGNVSVVATADAGRPYQVVSRFFAPGSGIPEDPTTGSAHCMLAPLYAEKLGRPAFRCHQAYPGRGGDLEVELKGARVLLRGQAVTVVESRLRV from the coding sequence ATGCGCCAATGGACCGTCGACGCCTTCGCCGCCGCCCCGTTCAAGGGCAATCCCGCCTGTGTGGTCGAGCCCTTCGAGGCCTGGCCCGAAGCCCGCTGGATGCAGGCCCTGGCGGCGGAGAACAATCAGGCCGAGACCGCGTTCCTGCTCAAGACGGCGGACCCCGCCCGGTTCGGGCTGCGCTGGTTCACCCCGGCGGTGGAGGTCCCGCTGTGCGGCCACGCCACCCTCGCCTCTTCGCACGTGCTGCTGAACGAGCTGGGCGTCCAGGCCGCCGAGATCGCCTTCGAGACCTTGAAGTCCGGAGTCCTGACCGTGCGCCGGACCGAGGCGGGGATCGAGATGGACTTTCCCGCCGACCCGCCCCGCCGCACCGTCGAGCCCGAGGGCCTGGCCGAGGCCCTGGGCGTGAAACCGGCCGAGGTCTGGGTCGGCCAGTACCTGATTGCGGTGCTCGACAGCGAAGAAACGCTGCGCGCGCTGACGCCCAATCTCAGCAAACTGGAGCCGATCGGCGCCGAGGCCAGTGCAGGCTGCGGCAACGTTTCTGTAGTCGCTACCGCCGACGCGGGCCGTCCCTATCAGGTGGTCAGCCGGTTCTTCGCGCCGGGCTCAGGCATACCGGAGGACCCGACCACCGGCTCGGCCCACTGCATGTTAGCCCCGCTCTATGCGGAGAAGCTTGGTCGCCCCGCTTTCCGCTGCCACCAGGCCTACCCCGGCCGCGGCGGCGACCTGGAGGTCGAGCTGAAGGGCGCACGCGTGCTGCTGCGCGGTCAGGCCGTGACGGTGGTGGAGAGCCGGCTGCGAGTGTAG
- a CDS encoding DUF1150 family protein, whose protein sequence is MTPHFTNEAFAALGAPNLVYVRPIKAGEVIGAAPVLTEDGVRLEPDQILYAVHSANGARIAVLADRDSAIAAAMANEMAPVSVH, encoded by the coding sequence ATGACACCGCATTTCACCAACGAAGCTTTCGCGGCCCTCGGCGCGCCGAACCTGGTCTATGTCCGGCCGATCAAGGCCGGCGAAGTGATCGGCGCCGCGCCGGTGCTGACCGAAGACGGCGTCCGGCTCGAGCCGGACCAGATCCTCTATGCCGTGCACAGCGCCAACGGCGCGCGCATCGCCGTCCTGGCGGACCGCGACAGCGCCATTGCGGCGGCCATGGCCAATGAAATGGCCCCGGTCTCGGTCCACTGA
- a CDS encoding XdhC family protein, with protein MLSSLPDWPLFGYADDMRPALADARARGLPAALVTLHTVEGGGPRPPGAQMLFAEGIVSGFLSGGCVEGDVALHAAETLADGRPRRLVYGEGGPWPDIRLLCGARIELLVERLAPDDPAVGRLLELATARRPALWRTDGERRDLIEPNGEAPACAISAEPFEVRRLYLPVPRLAVVGADPIALAIAQLGAQAGFETHLIRPKGPAEAPAIGDVAYSRSESAEALAALNPDPWTAVAVATHDWDTDQAALLAALPSAAGYVGVLGARRRLPERLARLRAAGVGEAALTRLKGPIGLDLGGKAPWEVAVAVIAEIIGEREGHAARA; from the coding sequence ATGCTTTCCTCCCTCCCCGACTGGCCGCTGTTCGGCTATGCCGACGACATGCGGCCAGCCCTGGCCGACGCCCGCGCGCGCGGCCTTCCCGCCGCCCTGGTCACCCTGCACACGGTCGAGGGCGGCGGCCCGCGCCCGCCCGGCGCCCAGATGCTGTTCGCCGAGGGGATCGTCTCCGGGTTCCTGTCCGGCGGCTGCGTCGAGGGCGACGTGGCCCTGCATGCGGCCGAGACCCTGGCGGATGGACGGCCGCGGCGGCTGGTCTATGGCGAAGGCGGTCCCTGGCCGGACATCCGCCTGCTCTGCGGGGCGCGGATCGAGCTCTTGGTGGAGCGCTTGGCGCCGGATGACCCAGCTGTGGGCCGGCTGCTTGAGCTGGCCACCGCCCGCCGCCCCGCCCTCTGGCGCACCGACGGGGAACGTCGCGATTTGATCGAGCCCAATGGCGAGGCGCCGGCGTGCGCGATCTCGGCCGAGCCATTCGAGGTGCGCCGCCTTTACCTGCCGGTCCCGCGCCTGGCGGTGGTCGGGGCCGACCCGATCGCCCTCGCCATCGCCCAGCTTGGCGCCCAGGCCGGCTTCGAGACTCATCTGATCCGCCCCAAGGGTCCGGCCGAGGCCCCAGCGATCGGCGACGTGGCCTACAGCCGCAGCGAATCTGCCGAAGCCCTGGCGGCGCTGAACCCCGACCCCTGGACCGCGGTGGCGGTGGCCACGCACGATTGGGACACCGACCAGGCTGCGTTGCTGGCCGCCCTGCCCTCAGCCGCCGGCTATGTGGGCGTGCTGGGCGCGCGCCGGCGCCTGCCCGAGCGCCTGGCGCGCCTGCGCGCAGCCGGCGTCGGTGAGGCCGCCCTGACCCGGCTGAAAGGCCCGATCGGCCTCGACCTCGGCGGCAAGGCGCCCTGGGAAGTGGCGGTGGCGGTCATCGCCGAGATTATCGGCGAGCGCGAAGGCCACGCCGCGAGGGCTTAG
- the moaB gene encoding molybdenum cofactor biosynthesis protein B codes for MTAPFSAPGGRIDESLNFKPVRVAVLTVSDTRDESNDTSGDLLAERVVAAGHVLAARAIVRDDRAAIRAKVTGWIAAGEVDAIVTTGGTGLTGRDITPEALEPLFDKVIDGFSVVFHMVSYQSVGLSTLQSRATAGLIGGVIVFCLPGSNGAVRDGWDKVIAAQLDSRHKPCNMVELMPRLNEV; via the coding sequence ATGACCGCCCCCTTTTCCGCCCCAGGCGGCAGAATCGACGAGAGCCTGAACTTCAAGCCGGTACGAGTGGCGGTGCTAACCGTCTCCGACACCCGCGACGAAAGCAATGACACCTCTGGCGATCTCTTGGCCGAACGCGTTGTGGCGGCCGGCCACGTCCTGGCCGCTCGCGCCATCGTCCGGGACGACCGGGCTGCCATCCGGGCCAAGGTGACGGGGTGGATCGCGGCCGGCGAGGTCGACGCCATCGTCACCACCGGCGGCACGGGCCTGACCGGTCGCGACATCACGCCCGAGGCGCTGGAGCCGCTGTTCGACAAGGTGATCGACGGCTTTTCGGTGGTGTTCCACATGGTCAGCTATCAGTCGGTGGGACTCTCGACCCTGCAGTCCCGGGCTACGGCCGGGCTGATCGGCGGGGTGATCGTGTTCTGCCTGCCGGGCTCCAACGGGGCGGTGCGCGACGGCTGGGACAAGGTGATCGCCGCCCAGCTCGACAGCCGGCACAAGCCCTGCAACATGGTCGAGCTGATGCCGCGGCTGAACGAGGTCTGA
- a CDS encoding MoaD/ThiS family protein, which produces MARVLLFGRLADIAGWRERVFEPTPASLSALKALVAALDPALAEALDGKGVTAAVARVAVRGDVALSPGVEVAFMPPMSGG; this is translated from the coding sequence ATGGCCCGCGTGCTGCTGTTCGGGCGCCTGGCCGACATAGCCGGCTGGCGCGAGCGGGTATTCGAGCCAACTCCTGCCAGCCTTTCCGCTCTCAAGGCGCTGGTCGCAGCCCTTGATCCCGCCCTGGCTGAGGCCCTGGACGGCAAGGGCGTGACCGCGGCGGTGGCGCGGGTGGCGGTGCGCGGCGACGTGGCTCTCTCCCCCGGCGTCGAGGTCGCCTTCATGCCGCCCATGAGCGGGGGGTGA
- a CDS encoding molybdenum cofactor biosynthesis protein MoaE → MRVLLQAEPFDPGQLLTGFSTGRAETGAVVSFTGLARAGEGAVERLVLEAYPGFTDAEIVRMAEAAVARFSLQDVLVVHRTGEIAPGEAIVFVATAAAHRREAFEAADHLMDYLKSRAPFWKKERGPDGERWIEPTERDLKDAERWT, encoded by the coding sequence TTGCGTGTGCTGTTGCAGGCCGAGCCGTTCGATCCGGGCCAACTCCTGACCGGTTTCTCTACGGGCCGCGCCGAGACCGGCGCCGTCGTCAGCTTCACCGGCCTGGCGCGCGCCGGCGAGGGGGCGGTCGAGCGGCTGGTGCTGGAGGCCTATCCCGGCTTCACCGACGCCGAGATCGTCCGCATGGCCGAGGCGGCTGTGGCGCGGTTCTCGCTGCAGGACGTGCTGGTGGTCCACCGCACCGGCGAGATCGCGCCGGGCGAGGCGATCGTGTTCGTGGCCACGGCCGCCGCCCATCGGCGCGAGGCCTTCGAGGCCGCCGACCACCTGATGGACTATCTGAAGTCCCGCGCTCCGTTCTGGAAGAAGGAGCGCGGCCCGGACGGCGAGCGCTGGATCGAGCCGACCGAGCGGGACCTGAAGGACGCCGAGCGGTGGACGTGA
- a CDS encoding nucleotidyltransferase family protein, which produces MATGVDPTSALEALEALVLAAGAGSRFGGGKLLAPWRDGLLLHGALAAAFAAPTRTVTLVWGADPRVAEAAQAWATAHGEQSRLRLVEAKAHAQGLSASLQAGLASLPADCGGAFVFLGDMPRVSAEILQPLAQALATGAAAAAPVFEGRRGHPVLLGSGLFRAVAALEGDRGAGPLLSELGPALATVQAADDGVLYDIDRPQDLSE; this is translated from the coding sequence GTGGCGACAGGGGTAGACCCGACATCGGCCTTGGAAGCCTTGGAGGCCCTGGTCCTGGCCGCTGGCGCCGGCTCCCGCTTCGGCGGCGGCAAGCTGCTGGCGCCCTGGCGCGACGGCTTGTTGCTTCACGGCGCGCTGGCGGCGGCCTTTGCAGCGCCAACTCGAACGGTCACCCTGGTCTGGGGCGCGGATCCCCGCGTCGCCGAAGCCGCCCAGGCCTGGGCGACGGCGCACGGCGAGCAGTCGCGTTTGCGGCTCGTGGAAGCGAAGGCCCACGCCCAGGGCCTGTCGGCCTCGTTGCAAGCCGGCCTGGCCAGCCTGCCGGCGGACTGCGGCGGCGCCTTCGTCTTCCTGGGCGACATGCCGCGCGTATCCGCCGAAATCCTGCAACCCCTGGCCCAGGCCCTGGCCACGGGCGCGGCCGCCGCTGCGCCGGTGTTCGAGGGCCGGCGCGGCCATCCGGTGCTGCTGGGAAGCGGGCTGTTCCGAGCGGTCGCGGCGCTGGAGGGCGACCGCGGCGCCGGGCCCTTGCTCTCGGAGTTGGGTCCGGCGCTGGCGACGGTCCAGGCGGCCGACGACGGGGTGCTCTACGACATCGACCGGCCGCAGGACTTGTCCGAGTAG
- a CDS encoding Hsp20 family protein translates to MNRTLMFDSPFLLGFEHTRNLIERAAKAASESYPPYNVEETGMGQVRITLAVAGFSPDQLQVTVEDNQLIVAGRKDADPKSAEEKAFLHRGIAARGFIRTFVLADGMEVDQAILEHGLLHIDVVRPEPARLVKRIPIRTAG, encoded by the coding sequence ATGAACCGCACGCTGATGTTCGACAGCCCGTTTCTGCTCGGCTTCGAGCATACCCGGAACCTGATCGAACGGGCGGCCAAGGCCGCTTCGGAGAGCTATCCGCCCTACAATGTCGAGGAGACCGGCATGGGGCAGGTGCGCATCACCCTGGCGGTGGCGGGCTTTTCGCCCGACCAGCTGCAGGTCACCGTCGAAGACAACCAGCTGATCGTCGCCGGCCGCAAGGACGCCGATCCCAAGAGCGCCGAGGAAAAGGCTTTCCTGCATCGCGGGATCGCAGCCCGGGGCTTCATCCGGACCTTCGTCCTGGCCGATGGCATGGAGGTGGATCAGGCCATACTCGAACACGGCCTGTTGCATATCGATGTCGTGCGGCCCGAGCCGGCCAGGCTGGTCAAGCGCATCCCGATCCGTACGGCCGGCTGA
- the moaC gene encoding cyclic pyranopterin monophosphate synthase MoaC, with amino-acid sequence MAKLTHIDDQGRARMVDVSDKPATAREAVAAGLVRMAPETLALALGGGGKKGDVRAVAEIAGVMAAKRTSELIPMCHPLVLSKVAVEVVEAPEGLAVTARVKTTGPTGVEMEALTAVSVACLTIYDMLKAADKAMTIEAVRLLEKSGGASGDFRRDGP; translated from the coding sequence GTGGCCAAACTCACCCACATCGACGACCAGGGCCGCGCGCGGATGGTCGACGTCTCGGACAAGCCCGCCACCGCGCGCGAAGCGGTGGCCGCGGGCCTGGTTCGCATGGCGCCCGAAACCCTGGCCCTGGCGCTCGGCGGCGGGGGCAAGAAAGGCGATGTGCGGGCTGTGGCCGAGATCGCCGGCGTGATGGCCGCCAAGCGGACCAGCGAGTTGATCCCCATGTGCCACCCGCTTGTGCTGTCGAAGGTCGCGGTGGAGGTGGTCGAGGCGCCGGAGGGCCTGGCCGTGACGGCCCGGGTCAAGACCACTGGCCCAACGGGTGTCGAGATGGAGGCCCTGACCGCTGTCTCGGTGGCCTGCCTGACCATCTACGACATGCTGAAGGCGGCCGACAAAGCCATGACCATCGAGGCGGTGCGCCTGTTGGAAAAGAGCGGCGGCGCTTCCGGTGATTTCCGGCGGGACGGGCCATGA